A part of Ursus arctos isolate Adak ecotype North America chromosome X, UrsArc2.0, whole genome shotgun sequence genomic DNA contains:
- the PLAC1 gene encoding placenta-specific protein 1, with protein sequence MKVFELIGGMFILISLFPACAAQSPMTVLCSIDWFMVTVHPFMLNNDVYVHFHELHLGLGCPANHVQPHAYQFTYRVTECGIRAKAVSLDMVMYSTELHYASKGTSSKYMIPVSCTAPQRSPWLTPPCPLRGASETGTTTQDGEASYDVFTLSQSSQRPNCDCPPCVFNEEDGAQAPRHQAEALEGQLAQPSSFVDMSEDWCLRSDDLIESM encoded by the coding sequence ATGAAAGTTTTTGAGTTGATAGGAGGGATGTTCATCCTCATCTCTCTGTTTCCGGCCTGTGCCGCACAAAGTCCAATGACTGTCCTGTGCTCCATAGACTGGTTCATGGTCACCGTGCACCCCTTCATGTTGAATAATGATGTGTATGTTCACTTCCATGAGTTGCACTTGGGCCTGGGCTGTCCTGCCAACCACGTTCAGCCACACGCCTACCAGTTCACCTACCGTGTTACCGAATGCGGCATCCGGGCCAAGGCTGTCTCTCTGGACATGGTTATGTACAGCACGGAGCTGCACTACGCTTCGAAGGGGACCTCTTCGAAGtacatgatcccagtgtcctgtaCTGCTCCCCAACGGTCCCCGTGGCTCACTCCGCCCTGCCCCCTGAGGGGAGCCAGTGAGACGGGCACCACAACCCAGGACGGCGAGGCAAGCTACGACGTGTTCACCTTGTCGCAGTCCAGCCAAAGGCCCAACTGCGACTGTCCACCTTGTGTCTTCAACGAAGAAGACGGTGCCCAGGCCCCACGGCACCAAGCGGAGGCTCTGGAGGGCCAGCTGGCGCAGCCGTCTTCCTTCGTGGATATGTCCGAAGATTGGTGTCTTCGCTCCGACGATCTCATTGAGTCCATGTGA